The proteins below come from a single Microbacterium sp. SLBN-154 genomic window:
- the rpmF gene encoding 50S ribosomal protein L32 translates to MAGNPPKRKVSRSNTRSRRAQWKAEAPTLVKTVENGKVVYSRPHQAKVVTDSQGTELFLEYKGRKVADV, encoded by the coding sequence ATGGCAGGTAACCCCCCGAAGCGGAAGGTCTCCCGCTCGAACACCCGTTCGCGCCGCGCGCAGTGGAAGGCCGAGGCCCCCACGCTGGTCAAGACCGTCGAGAACGGCAAGGTCGTCTACAGCCGTCCGCACCAGGCGAAGGTCGTCACCGACTCGCAGGGCACCGAGCTGTTCCTGGAGTACAAGGGCCGCAAGGTCGCCGACGTCTGA
- the coaD gene encoding pantetheine-phosphate adenylyltransferase, translating to MNSRIAVVPGSFDPPTLGHLDVIRRAARLYDQLHVLVVHNPDKEAMLPIAQRLSLLEQSVAESDIDSEVIIASWSMGLLVDYAADVDAGVLVKGIRSQVDVAYETPMAIVNRHLAHVETVFLLPDPAHAMVSSSLVRQVAALGGDVSPFVPPAVARFLVAHDLSG from the coding sequence ATGAACAGCAGGATCGCCGTCGTCCCCGGATCGTTCGACCCGCCGACGCTCGGTCACCTCGATGTCATCCGCCGCGCGGCGCGCCTGTACGACCAGCTGCACGTCCTCGTGGTGCACAACCCCGACAAGGAGGCGATGCTGCCGATCGCGCAGCGGCTGTCGCTCCTCGAGCAGTCGGTCGCCGAGAGCGACATCGACAGCGAGGTGATCATCGCCTCGTGGAGCATGGGGCTGCTCGTGGACTACGCCGCCGACGTCGACGCCGGTGTGCTCGTGAAGGGCATCCGCTCCCAGGTCGACGTGGCCTACGAGACCCCGATGGCGATCGTGAACCGCCACCTCGCCCACGTTGAAACCGTCTTCCTGCTTCCCGATCCGGCGCACGCCATGGTTTCGAGCTCGCTCGTGCGCCAGGTGGCCGCCCTCGGCGGTGACGTGTCGCCCTTCGTTCCGCCCGCCGTCGCGCGATTCCTGGTCGCGCACGACCTGTCGGGCTGA
- a CDS encoding YceD family protein, translated as MNGPFVIPVRDIVRRPGEMREFRLDLTVPEKWGEGLVAVPASEPLELDVRLESVHEGILVSGEAHTTFSGVCGRCLRDIAEGVEVEFQELFAYSGSEETDFEVQDDHVDLETLVRDAVVLSLPFQPVCEPDCPGLDPVTGVRRASDAEPNAEPIDPRWAALQDYIDHDAVAAPGPQDRDENPAPRAENTEKS; from the coding sequence CTGAACGGACCCTTCGTCATTCCGGTGCGCGACATCGTCCGCCGACCGGGCGAGATGCGCGAGTTCCGCCTCGATCTGACCGTCCCGGAGAAGTGGGGCGAGGGTCTCGTCGCGGTCCCGGCGTCAGAGCCGCTGGAGCTGGATGTGCGGCTCGAGTCCGTCCACGAGGGCATCCTCGTGTCGGGCGAGGCGCACACGACCTTCTCCGGGGTGTGCGGACGATGCCTCCGAGACATCGCCGAGGGCGTCGAAGTCGAGTTCCAGGAGCTTTTCGCGTATTCTGGGTCGGAGGAAACTGACTTCGAGGTTCAAGACGACCACGTGGATCTTGAAACTCTGGTCAGGGATGCGGTCGTCCTGTCGCTTCCCTTCCAACCGGTGTGTGAGCCGGATTGCCCCGGCCTCGATCCGGTCACGGGTGTCCGGCGGGCATCAGACGCCGAACCGAACGCTGAGCCGATCGATCCCCGGTGGGCAGCGCTCCAGGACTACATCGACCACGACGCGGTCGCGGCCCCCGGGCCGCAGGACCGTGACGAGAACCCAGCGCCCCGCGCTGAGAACACAGAGAAGAGCTAG
- a CDS encoding D-alanine--D-alanine ligase family protein, protein MDKPAVVVLFGGRSSEHSISSATAGGVLRAIDRDRYRVIPVGITRSGAFVLETDDPDRFALDAERLPEVVDNGTRVLWPEAGGERRLRVRRSDDTVDDLGGVDVVLPILHGVHGEDGTVQGFLDTLDLPYAGGGVLDSALCMDKHFMKIVLQAAGIPVAPWATVTPARWEREEQTVRAEAATLGYPVFVKPARAGSSVGVSKVADDAELASALQKAFAEDDKVLIEVAIVGREIEVAILEGRRGAAPRASLPGEIVLTTREFYDFEGKYLGGDGAEVVCPAALEDDEIRAVQELGVRAFEAVGGRGLARVDFFLAADGLYVNELNTMPGFTPISMFPKCWIASGMSYPELIGELVDTARERR, encoded by the coding sequence ATGGACAAGCCCGCGGTGGTGGTGCTGTTTGGCGGTCGATCCAGCGAGCACTCGATCAGCTCCGCCACGGCGGGGGGAGTGCTGCGGGCGATCGACCGTGACCGCTACCGGGTGATTCCCGTCGGGATCACCCGGTCGGGGGCGTTCGTCCTCGAGACGGATGATCCCGATCGTTTCGCCCTGGACGCCGAGCGTCTTCCCGAGGTCGTCGACAACGGCACGCGCGTCCTGTGGCCTGAGGCAGGCGGCGAGCGGCGTCTTCGGGTCCGTCGCTCCGACGACACCGTCGACGATCTCGGTGGCGTCGACGTCGTCCTGCCGATCCTCCACGGCGTCCACGGCGAGGACGGCACGGTGCAGGGCTTCCTCGACACGCTCGACCTCCCCTACGCGGGCGGCGGGGTGCTGGATTCGGCGCTGTGCATGGACAAGCACTTCATGAAGATCGTGCTGCAGGCCGCGGGCATCCCGGTGGCGCCGTGGGCGACCGTGACCCCGGCACGGTGGGAACGCGAGGAGCAGACGGTGCGCGCCGAGGCCGCGACGCTGGGCTATCCCGTCTTCGTCAAGCCCGCACGGGCGGGGTCGAGCGTCGGGGTGTCGAAGGTCGCGGATGACGCCGAGCTGGCGTCCGCGCTGCAGAAGGCCTTCGCCGAGGACGACAAGGTGCTCATCGAGGTGGCCATCGTGGGGCGGGAGATCGAGGTGGCGATCCTCGAGGGGCGTCGCGGCGCGGCGCCGCGGGCGTCGCTGCCTGGCGAGATCGTCTTGACCACGAGGGAGTTCTACGACTTCGAGGGCAAGTACCTCGGCGGCGACGGAGCCGAGGTCGTGTGCCCCGCCGCGCTGGAGGACGACGAGATCCGTGCCGTCCAGGAACTCGGGGTGCGGGCCTTCGAGGCGGTCGGCGGACGCGGGCTCGCGCGCGTGGACTTCTTCCTCGCTGCCGACGGTCTCTATGTCAACGAGCTGAACACCATGCCGGGGTTCACCCCGATCTCGATGTTCCCCAAGTGCTGGATCGCCTCGGGAATGAGCTACCCCGAGCTCATCGGCGAGCTCGTCGACACCGCGCGGGAACGCCGCTGA
- the rnc gene encoding ribonuclease III: MTHRTDATPAHPPLDALTQKLGVEIDPELLLLALTHRSWAYEHGGVPHNERLEFLGDAILGQAVTVRLYTRHPDLEEGQLAKRRASVVSTVALAEVARRIGLGEHVLLGRGEELTGGRKKDSILADATEAVIGAAYLSAGPDAATALVLRLVDPLLADPERYGAAVDPKTSLQELAARRGFGPPAYEISATGPDHDRVFTARVRVGQTETRGTGTSKKHAEMAAALLAWRELSDPIDARGVDA, from the coding sequence GTGACCCACCGTACCGACGCCACGCCGGCGCACCCGCCGCTGGACGCACTCACACAGAAGCTCGGGGTCGAGATCGACCCCGAGCTTCTGCTGCTGGCACTGACCCATCGTTCTTGGGCCTACGAGCATGGCGGGGTTCCCCATAACGAGCGACTCGAGTTCCTCGGGGATGCCATCCTCGGGCAAGCGGTGACCGTACGTCTGTACACGCGGCATCCCGACCTCGAAGAGGGGCAGCTGGCCAAGCGGCGTGCGAGCGTCGTCTCGACCGTCGCCCTTGCCGAGGTCGCACGCCGCATCGGGCTGGGCGAGCACGTGCTGCTCGGTCGCGGTGAGGAACTCACCGGCGGACGGAAGAAGGACTCCATCCTCGCCGACGCGACGGAGGCGGTCATCGGCGCCGCCTACCTGTCCGCCGGACCCGATGCGGCCACGGCCCTGGTGCTGCGGCTCGTCGACCCGCTGTTGGCCGACCCCGAGCGCTACGGCGCCGCCGTCGACCCGAAGACGAGCCTGCAGGAGCTCGCCGCTCGTCGCGGATTCGGTCCGCCTGCCTACGAGATCTCCGCAACTGGCCCCGATCACGATCGCGTCTTCACCGCGCGGGTGCGGGTCGGGCAGACCGAGACCCGGGGCACGGGCACGAGCAAGAAGCACGCCGAGATGGCAGCCGCCCTCCTGGCGTGGCGCGAGCTGTCCGACCCGATCGACGCCCGCGGCGTCGATGCCTGA
- the rsmD gene encoding 16S rRNA (guanine(966)-N(2))-methyltransferase RsmD, translated as MTRIISGRAGSLTLDVPDAGTRPTSDRVRESLFNALSASDLLRGTRVLDLYAGSGALGLEAASRGAKTVDLVEKAPRAVTVIRRNVARIHTALRGGPEAARIAVHRTAVDTYLRSAPVGVFDLVFLDPPYDLSDAELSTALELLVPALSPGATVIVERAARSAPPAWPAGLVPDRDRRYGDTALWWAVRGAQPATASQSR; from the coding sequence GTGACCCGCATCATCTCCGGACGGGCCGGCTCGCTCACCCTCGACGTCCCCGATGCCGGGACGCGGCCGACGAGCGATCGGGTCCGGGAGTCGCTCTTCAACGCCCTGAGCGCGTCAGACCTCCTCCGCGGCACTCGGGTGCTGGATCTCTACGCGGGTTCGGGCGCGCTCGGGCTCGAGGCCGCCAGTCGCGGGGCGAAGACGGTCGACCTCGTCGAGAAGGCCCCGCGCGCGGTGACGGTGATCCGCAGGAACGTCGCGCGCATACATACCGCGCTGCGCGGAGGGCCTGAAGCCGCCCGGATCGCCGTCCACCGCACCGCGGTCGACACGTACCTGCGCTCGGCGCCCGTCGGCGTCTTCGATCTGGTCTTCCTCGACCCTCCGTACGACCTCTCCGACGCCGAGCTGAGCACCGCCCTGGAACTCCTCGTCCCCGCCCTCTCGCCGGGGGCGACGGTGATCGTCGAACGCGCCGCGAGGTCGGCGCCCCCTGCCTGGCCCGCGGGCCTCGTGCCCGATCGCGATCGCCGCTACGGCGACACCGCGCTGTGGTGGGCCGTGCGCGGCGCTCAGCCCGCGACCGCGTCCCAGTCGCGGTAG
- the mutM gene encoding bifunctional DNA-formamidopyrimidine glycosylase/DNA-(apurinic or apyrimidinic site) lyase — MPELPEVEVVRRGLDPAMRGSLIDGVIVQDVRALTRHGGDAADFEAELTGRRVEATVRRGKFLWFPLEGSDRAVVGHLGMSGQMLLRSPGSPIERHERVRFELRHPVHGELAVVFADQRTFGSLAVDPLLPTADGAPGGAGSELASVPRQVAHIARDPLDPAFRDARFRDILGRKKSAIKRVMLDQTVVSGIGNIYADEALWAARLHPEVPADTLPTRRVNRLLAEVRAVLEKALAEGGTSFDAQYVNVNGQAGYFAHSLNAYGRTGEPCPRCGRPIVRVSFTNRSSHFCPRCQPARSRTFFHAPE; from the coding sequence ATGCCTGAGCTTCCCGAGGTCGAGGTCGTCCGCCGTGGGCTGGACCCCGCCATGCGCGGATCGCTCATCGACGGCGTCATCGTGCAGGACGTCCGCGCGCTGACCCGTCATGGCGGGGACGCCGCCGACTTCGAAGCCGAGCTCACCGGTCGGCGCGTCGAGGCGACCGTGCGCCGCGGGAAGTTCCTCTGGTTCCCCCTCGAAGGCAGCGACCGGGCGGTCGTCGGACATCTGGGCATGAGCGGACAGATGCTGCTGCGTTCGCCGGGGTCGCCGATCGAACGTCACGAACGGGTGCGGTTCGAACTCCGTCACCCCGTTCACGGTGAACTCGCCGTCGTCTTCGCCGATCAGCGCACATTCGGCTCGCTGGCGGTCGACCCCCTTCTTCCCACCGCTGACGGCGCTCCCGGGGGCGCGGGCTCCGAGCTCGCCAGCGTCCCGCGGCAGGTGGCGCACATCGCGCGCGACCCGCTCGACCCCGCATTCCGGGACGCGCGGTTCCGCGACATCCTGGGCCGGAAGAAGTCCGCGATCAAGCGCGTGATGCTCGACCAGACCGTCGTCAGCGGCATCGGCAACATCTACGCCGACGAGGCGCTGTGGGCGGCGCGCCTGCATCCCGAGGTGCCGGCCGACACGCTGCCCACGCGGCGCGTGAACCGGTTGCTCGCCGAAGTGCGAGCGGTTCTGGAGAAGGCGCTGGCCGAGGGGGGCACGAGCTTCGACGCGCAGTACGTCAACGTCAACGGTCAGGCGGGCTACTTCGCGCACTCTCTCAACGCGTACGGCCGCACCGGGGAGCCCTGCCCTCGATGCGGCCGTCCGATCGTGCGCGTGTCGTTCACCAACCGGTCGAGCCATTTCTGCCCGAGATGTCAGCCGGCGAGGTCGAGAACCTTCTTCCACGCGCCGGAGTAG
- a CDS encoding GNAT family N-acetyltransferase, with the protein MHSHAPAGIDIRPLTIPSRIDADDAEDFIEMTRVRNQVYREISGHDDERISAAELLPHYQPDDYETRLIWTVRDGGRIVGRCGVDLPHEEGSTLAFWQVELLREVWDRGIGSAAYDLVEETARAHGRTVLQSWAEHPEAPGPRLAAPTGFGDIPEDHAARFYLRHGYALQQVERASALDLRGPFDRIEELNRDAQRAASDYRVVQWFAPTPPEWVDGYAWMKSRMSTDAPAADLQFDEETWDAARIALHDARYTDSGRLLQVTAAQHVATGELCAFNELVIGADRAEASHQEDTLVLKAHRGHRLGMLVKCAGLLSWREVAPQSPRVLTYNAEENRPMLDINEALGFRPIAYSGAWKKVLDLAG; encoded by the coding sequence ATGCACTCGCACGCACCGGCCGGAATCGACATACGGCCACTCACCATCCCGTCGCGGATCGACGCGGACGACGCCGAGGACTTCATCGAGATGACCCGGGTGAGGAATCAGGTGTACCGGGAGATCTCCGGCCATGACGATGAACGCATCAGCGCCGCGGAACTGCTCCCCCACTACCAGCCCGACGACTACGAGACCCGATTGATCTGGACCGTCCGCGACGGCGGGCGCATCGTGGGCCGCTGCGGCGTCGACCTCCCCCATGAGGAGGGGTCGACACTGGCCTTCTGGCAGGTCGAACTGCTCCGCGAGGTGTGGGATCGCGGGATCGGCTCAGCCGCCTACGACCTCGTCGAGGAGACAGCTCGGGCGCACGGCCGCACCGTACTGCAGTCTTGGGCGGAGCACCCCGAGGCTCCGGGGCCGCGCCTGGCGGCGCCGACCGGCTTCGGCGACATACCGGAAGACCACGCGGCGAGGTTCTACCTGCGGCACGGGTATGCGCTGCAGCAGGTCGAACGGGCCAGCGCCCTCGATCTGCGCGGTCCGTTCGATCGGATCGAGGAGCTCAACCGCGACGCGCAGCGCGCCGCGTCGGACTACCGTGTCGTGCAGTGGTTCGCGCCCACCCCTCCGGAGTGGGTGGACGGCTACGCGTGGATGAAGTCGCGCATGTCGACCGATGCTCCGGCTGCCGATCTCCAGTTCGACGAGGAGACGTGGGACGCGGCGCGGATCGCTCTGCACGACGCGCGATACACCGACAGCGGACGTCTTCTCCAGGTGACGGCAGCGCAGCACGTGGCCACCGGAGAGCTGTGCGCGTTCAACGAGTTGGTCATCGGCGCCGACCGCGCAGAGGCCTCGCACCAGGAGGACACGTTGGTTCTGAAGGCGCACCGGGGACACCGTCTGGGGATGCTCGTCAAGTGCGCCGGTCTTCTGTCGTGGCGCGAGGTCGCGCCGCAGTCGCCGCGCGTACTGACCTACAACGCCGAGGAGAACCGCCCGATGCTCGACATCAACGAGGCACTCGGGTTCCGCCCGATCGCCTACTCCGGCGCGTGGAAGAAGGTTCTCGACCTCGCCGGCTGA
- a CDS encoding DUF3515 family protein: MPFPRHRLPFVALAIGAALMLSSCAGTVSVPAADGADDPLCAEVTVRLPAEVDGQERRWTDAQATGAWGTPTSVILTCGVEPPGPTEARCITIGGVDWIVDESDPPRYLIRSYGRTPAVEVYADNSVVSPNEVLSTLGPIVSQLPRESECTSTETLLD, translated from the coding sequence GTGCCCTTCCCCCGTCATCGTCTGCCGTTCGTCGCGCTCGCGATCGGCGCGGCCCTGATGCTGTCGTCGTGCGCGGGGACGGTGTCCGTTCCCGCTGCCGACGGCGCCGATGACCCGCTCTGCGCGGAGGTGACCGTCCGCCTGCCCGCCGAGGTCGACGGACAGGAGCGCCGGTGGACCGACGCGCAGGCGACCGGCGCGTGGGGCACGCCGACCTCCGTCATCCTCACCTGCGGCGTGGAACCCCCGGGACCGACCGAGGCGCGGTGCATCACGATCGGCGGAGTGGACTGGATCGTCGACGAGAGCGATCCGCCCCGCTATCTCATCCGCAGCTATGGACGCACACCCGCGGTCGAGGTCTACGCCGACAACAGCGTCGTCTCCCCCAACGAGGTGCTGTCCACCCTCGGACCGATCGTGTCGCAGCTCCCCCGCGAATCCGAGTGCACCTCGACCGAGACGCTGCTGGACTGA
- a CDS encoding NAD(P)H-dependent glycerol-3-phosphate dehydrogenase, with protein sequence MSRRHDADRPRVAVVGAGSWGTTFGKILADGGANVMMWARRPELAHEINEAKRNSQYLPGINLPRAMMATPHLSEALDGAEQIFLSVPSQALRENLKAVRPLVSSSDAPVVSLMKGVERRTGLRMSQVIQQELHCDPARIAVASGPNLALEIAREQPTAAVISSLSQETADAVARRARNGYFRSFVNTDVIGTEFGGVLKNLIAVAIGIVDGVGYGENTKASIITRGLVEMTDFAVAQGAHPETLQGLAGLGDLIATCQSPLSRNNTAGRLLGQGYSFQDVVKQMEQTAEGLASVAPILQLAREADVDMPIVEQVKRVLDGTMDPREIAPHLTTDDDDEPQGERTRNGQARGGGAVWRSIQRALDQLRHGGGSAAGDRP encoded by the coding sequence TTGAGCCGTAGGCACGACGCCGATCGTCCGCGGGTCGCGGTCGTGGGTGCCGGGAGCTGGGGCACCACGTTCGGGAAGATCCTCGCCGACGGCGGTGCGAACGTCATGATGTGGGCCCGGCGACCCGAGCTGGCCCACGAGATCAACGAGGCCAAGCGCAACAGCCAGTACCTCCCCGGCATCAATCTGCCGCGCGCCATGATGGCCACTCCGCACCTCTCCGAGGCGCTGGACGGTGCCGAGCAGATCTTCCTCTCGGTGCCGAGCCAGGCGCTGCGCGAGAACCTCAAGGCGGTGCGCCCGCTGGTCTCGTCCAGCGACGCGCCCGTGGTCTCGCTCATGAAGGGCGTCGAGCGGCGGACCGGGCTGCGGATGAGCCAGGTGATCCAGCAGGAGCTGCACTGCGACCCGGCCCGCATCGCCGTGGCATCCGGACCCAATCTGGCCCTCGAGATCGCCCGCGAGCAGCCGACGGCCGCCGTGATCTCCTCACTCAGCCAGGAGACCGCCGACGCCGTCGCCCGGCGGGCACGCAACGGCTACTTCCGGTCGTTCGTGAACACCGACGTCATCGGCACGGAGTTCGGCGGGGTGCTGAAGAACCTCATCGCCGTCGCGATCGGGATCGTGGACGGCGTCGGATACGGCGAGAACACCAAGGCGTCGATCATCACGCGCGGCCTGGTGGAGATGACCGACTTCGCCGTTGCCCAGGGCGCGCACCCCGAGACGCTGCAGGGACTGGCAGGCCTGGGCGACCTCATCGCCACCTGCCAGTCGCCGCTCAGCCGGAACAACACCGCCGGACGGCTGCTGGGTCAGGGGTACAGCTTCCAGGACGTGGTGAAGCAGATGGAGCAGACCGCGGAGGGTCTGGCCTCGGTCGCGCCGATCCTCCAGCTCGCCCGCGAGGCGGATGTGGACATGCCGATCGTGGAACAGGTCAAGCGGGTGCTGGACGGCACGATGGATCCCCGCGAGATCGCACCGCACCTGACGACCGATGACGATGACGAACCCCAAGGGGAGAGGACCAGGAATGGACAAGCCCGCGGTGGTGGTGCTGTTTGGCGGTCGATCCAGCGAGCACTCGATCAGCTCCGCCACGGCGGGGGGAGTGCTGCGGGCGATCGACCGTGA
- a CDS encoding ATP-dependent DNA helicase RecG → MPSIALESRLDAVVGGKTAKLFERAFGMRTIEHLLSHYPRRYALRGELTPIASLPLGEPVTIVAEVQSVTDRPMRNRRGSLVEAKISDGNGTLTLTFFNQKWRLGDLTPGRRGIFAGKVSEYRGHFQLAHPVYELFDDEETARMTAEATANLPIPIYPATATVPSFLVAKTVGVVLDVLGPFDDPVPEPLRRAHGLLDARTALERIHRPDFLEQVDAARETLRMQEAFVLQAALFQQRQFVRAMSATARVPGDLLERFDAGLPFALTSDQEAAGEQIARDLVGGWPMNRLVQGEVGSGKTLVALRAMLQVAQSGGQSALIAPTEVLAAQHVRSIARMLGPVLAPELMPTLLTGQLPAADRRKAALRAASGQARIVVGTHALLSDSTTFADLGLVVIDEQHRFGVEQREALRAKGTAPHVLVLTATPIPRTVAMTVFGDLDVSTIRSMPAGRAGITTHVAPLAERPAWFGRVWERVAEEVAQGRQAFVVTAAIDADADVVDDEAPIPDAAEDVPPVQEKGAPRTADAGRTHWGVVQVVELLSRHPAFADIRVAMVHGKLPSEQKDDIMQSFARGEIDVLVATTVVEVGVDVANASTMVILEADRFGVSQLHQLRGRVGRGGVPGLCLLVTEAEHGSLARQRVEAVAATLDGFELAEVDLDLRGEGDVLGDLQSGARSSLRLLRVARDADLISAARRAAETVISDDPALLRHPAVSAAIERRIGNVERAALART, encoded by the coding sequence ATGCCGTCCATCGCACTCGAGTCGCGTCTGGACGCGGTCGTGGGCGGCAAGACCGCCAAGCTGTTCGAGCGCGCGTTCGGAATGCGTACGATCGAGCATCTCCTCTCGCACTATCCGCGTCGATACGCGCTGCGGGGCGAGCTGACGCCGATCGCCTCCCTGCCCCTGGGTGAACCGGTGACGATCGTCGCCGAGGTCCAGAGCGTCACCGATCGTCCGATGCGCAATCGTCGCGGGTCCCTGGTCGAGGCCAAGATCAGCGACGGGAACGGCACGCTGACACTGACCTTCTTCAATCAGAAATGGCGTCTCGGCGACCTCACGCCCGGCCGTCGCGGCATCTTCGCCGGAAAGGTCAGCGAGTACCGGGGCCACTTCCAGCTCGCCCATCCGGTGTACGAGCTCTTCGACGACGAGGAGACCGCACGGATGACCGCAGAGGCGACGGCGAACCTCCCGATTCCGATCTATCCCGCCACTGCGACCGTGCCGAGCTTCCTCGTGGCGAAGACCGTCGGTGTCGTTCTGGACGTGCTGGGCCCCTTCGACGACCCCGTGCCCGAGCCGCTGCGACGAGCACACGGGCTCCTGGACGCACGAACCGCGCTGGAGCGCATCCACCGGCCCGATTTCCTCGAACAGGTCGACGCCGCGCGCGAGACCCTCCGCATGCAGGAGGCGTTCGTTCTCCAGGCGGCGCTGTTTCAGCAGCGGCAGTTCGTGCGCGCGATGTCGGCGACCGCGCGGGTGCCCGGCGACCTGCTCGAGCGTTTCGACGCGGGACTGCCGTTCGCCCTGACCAGTGATCAGGAGGCGGCGGGCGAGCAGATCGCGCGCGACCTCGTGGGCGGATGGCCGATGAATCGCCTCGTCCAGGGCGAGGTCGGTTCGGGTAAGACCCTCGTCGCACTGCGGGCGATGCTGCAGGTCGCGCAATCGGGTGGTCAGTCGGCCCTCATCGCGCCGACCGAAGTCCTGGCCGCCCAGCACGTGCGGTCGATCGCACGCATGCTCGGACCGGTTCTCGCCCCCGAACTCATGCCCACTCTGCTGACCGGACAGCTTCCCGCCGCGGATCGGCGCAAGGCAGCCCTGCGCGCCGCGTCGGGGCAAGCCCGCATCGTCGTCGGCACGCATGCTCTGCTCAGCGACTCGACCACGTTCGCCGACCTGGGACTGGTCGTGATCGACGAGCAGCATCGCTTCGGAGTCGAGCAGCGCGAGGCGCTGCGCGCCAAGGGCACCGCGCCTCACGTGCTGGTCCTCACCGCCACACCGATTCCGCGCACCGTGGCGATGACGGTGTTCGGCGATCTGGATGTGTCGACGATCCGCTCGATGCCGGCCGGCCGCGCGGGCATCACCACGCACGTCGCACCGCTCGCCGAGCGTCCCGCATGGTTCGGACGGGTCTGGGAACGCGTCGCCGAAGAGGTCGCCCAGGGTCGGCAGGCGTTCGTGGTGACCGCCGCGATCGACGCCGACGCAGACGTCGTCGACGATGAGGCGCCGATCCCCGATGCAGCGGAAGACGTCCCTCCCGTGCAGGAGAAGGGTGCGCCCCGCACCGCGGACGCCGGTCGTACCCACTGGGGTGTCGTGCAGGTCGTCGAGCTGCTCTCGCGCCATCCCGCCTTCGCCGACATCCGGGTGGCGATGGTGCACGGCAAGCTCCCGTCGGAGCAGAAGGACGACATCATGCAGTCGTTCGCGCGCGGGGAGATCGATGTCCTGGTGGCCACGACGGTCGTCGAGGTGGGAGTCGACGTCGCGAACGCGTCGACCATGGTGATCCTCGAAGCCGATCGCTTCGGGGTGTCTCAGCTGCACCAGCTGCGGGGACGCGTGGGGCGTGGGGGCGTCCCGGGGCTGTGTCTGCTGGTCACCGAGGCCGAGCATGGCTCGCTCGCACGTCAACGCGTCGAGGCGGTCGCCGCCACCCTCGACGGCTTCGAGCTCGCCGAAGTCGATCTCGACCTCCGCGGTGAAGGCGACGTGCTCGGCGACCTCCAGTCGGGTGCGCGCTCCTCGCTCCGCCTGCTGCGGGTGGCCCGTGACGCCGACCTCATCTCGGCGGCTCGGCGCGCGGCGGAGACGGTGATCTCGGACGATCCTGCGCTGCTGCGGCATCCGGCGGTGTCCGCGGCGATCGAAAGGCGGATCGGCAATGTCGAGCGCGCCGCGCTCGCGCGGACCTGA
- the thiL gene encoding thiamine-phosphate kinase: protein MSVPDPVVGDLTEGEILTRILGRLAPSRALLGPGDDAAVLAAPGGRIVASVDTLVHGPDFRLAWSSAEDLGWKAAAVNLADIAAMGARPTALLVALAMPDHTPASFVEGIADGLRAGCDQLAPGAAVEGGDLTVSDTLTIAVTALGVLDGSAPVTRRGARPGDVVAVCGELGKAARGLAILFDRFRVDGRPVAITSLTEADAALVDAQLRPRPPIAAGVAAASHGATAMMDVSDGLALDAGRLARASDVTLELHTDAIGPDPGVALAGGEDHALLATFPAALGPAPGFRVIGRVGVAGDHPLLVDGTPYDGRGGWDPYRDWDAVAG from the coding sequence GTGAGTGTTCCGGACCCTGTCGTCGGCGACCTGACCGAGGGCGAGATCCTCACCCGCATCCTGGGTCGTCTCGCTCCCTCGCGCGCGCTCCTCGGCCCGGGGGACGACGCGGCCGTGCTCGCCGCACCGGGCGGCCGCATCGTCGCCAGTGTCGACACCCTCGTCCACGGCCCCGACTTCCGCCTCGCGTGGTCGTCGGCGGAGGACCTCGGGTGGAAGGCCGCCGCGGTGAACCTCGCCGACATCGCGGCGATGGGTGCGCGACCCACCGCGCTGCTCGTCGCCCTGGCGATGCCCGATCACACGCCCGCCTCCTTCGTGGAGGGGATCGCCGACGGTCTGCGCGCCGGGTGCGACCAACTGGCGCCCGGCGCCGCGGTCGAGGGAGGGGACCTCACCGTCTCGGACACCTTGACGATCGCGGTGACCGCCCTCGGGGTGCTCGATGGATCCGCACCGGTCACGCGTCGCGGTGCGCGCCCCGGCGACGTGGTGGCCGTCTGCGGGGAACTGGGGAAGGCTGCGCGGGGTCTGGCCATCCTCTTCGACCGGTTCCGCGTGGACGGACGGCCGGTCGCGATCACCTCGCTGACCGAGGCCGACGCCGCGCTCGTGGACGCCCAGCTGCGTCCGCGTCCGCCGATCGCGGCAGGCGTCGCCGCGGCGTCGCACGGTGCGACGGCGATGATGGACGTCTCGGACGGACTGGCCCTGGATGCCGGCCGCCTCGCCCGCGCTTCCGACGTCACCCTCGAGCTGCACACCGACGCGATTGGACCCGACCCGGGGGTCGCGCTGGCCGGCGGGGAGGACCACGCGCTGCTGGCGACCTTTCCCGCCGCGCTCGGGCCCGCGCCCGGATTCCGGGTCATCGGTCGCGTCGGCGTCGCCGGAGACCATCCGCTCCTCGTCGATGGCACGCCCTACGACGGACGGGGCGGCTGGGACCCCTACCGCGACTGGGACGCGGTCGCGGGCTGA